In one Thiovulum sp. ES genomic region, the following are encoded:
- a CDS encoding putative transcriptional regulator (PFAM: Helix-turn-helix) codes for MEQKKEDNLVKKTCRELGITQKELARILGVSNTTISDWASGKTTIPNLGLKTLELLKVEQDFNNFKKLIKNTLTTEEKISRELKII; via the coding sequence TTGGAACAAAAAAAAGAAGATAATTTAGTAAAAAAGACTTGCCGAGAACTTGGAATCACTCAAAAAGAGTTAGCTAGAATATTAGGAGTAAGCAATACAACGATTTCAGATTGGGCAAGTGGAAAAACAACTATTCCCAATTTAGGACTAAAAACTTTAGAACTCTTAAAAGTTGAACAAGATTTTAATAACTTCAAGAAATTAATAAAAAATACTCTTACGACCGAAGAAAAGATTTCAAGAGAGTTGAAAATAATTTAA